From a single Clostridiaceae bacterium genomic region:
- the grpE gene encoding nucleotide exchange factor GrpE, whose amino-acid sequence MDNNNEKKEKKEAVEENLNEKTTFEENKVEDSQSSEKSSAPSNEEFEKLMAQLEEKSKAADEYFSRLQRTAAEFDNYRKRTAREKEAIYTEAVCDVVSAFLPIIDDIDRALQVCEKEAENSPIKEGVELIKRKANEVLKNLGVEEIDCKGKEFDPSLHEAVMHVEDEEYGQNIIVEEFRKGYKTKDKVIRHSVVKVAN is encoded by the coding sequence ATGGACAATAACAATGAAAAAAAAGAGAAAAAAGAAGCTGTTGAAGAGAACTTAAATGAGAAAACTACTTTTGAAGAAAATAAAGTAGAAGATTCTCAAAGTTCTGAAAAAAGCAGCGCACCAAGTAACGAGGAATTTGAAAAACTTATGGCACAGCTTGAGGAAAAATCCAAAGCAGCTGACGAATACTTCAGCAGACTTCAGAGAACCGCGGCTGAGTTTGATAACTACAGAAAACGAACTGCCAGAGAGAAAGAAGCCATTTATACAGAAGCCGTTTGCGATGTTGTATCAGCTTTTCTTCCTATAATAGATGACATTGACAGGGCTCTTCAGGTATGTGAGAAGGAAGCAGAAAACAGTCCCATTAAAGAAGGAGTAGAGCTGATCAAACGCAAAGCTAATGAAGTGCTTAAAAATCTTGGTGTTGAGGAAATAGATTGCAAAGGCAAGGAATTTGATCCTAGTCTGCACGAAGCTGTAATGCATGTAGAAGATGAAGAATACGGCCAGAACATCATTGTTGAAGAATTCCGGAAAGGATATAAGACAAAAGATAAAGTCATAAGGCACAGTGTAGTAAAAGTGGCCAATTAA
- the gmk gene encoding guanylate kinase — protein sequence MSNGGLLIVISAPSGTGKSTVLKQLKEKYNSVRFSVSATTRKPREGEIEGKSYFFKTEEEFKRLIDDNQLIEWVEYCNNLYGTPRDYVESSLKEGYDIILEVEVEGAANIKKQYPDCVSIFILPPSFGELEARIVGRGTEGRDVIEKRLEKAKKEVTYFYDYDYVVINDDINLSAEKIIKIIEAEKLTVKRNKDILLKLGLVNKE from the coding sequence ATGTCAAATGGTGGATTGCTAATAGTAATATCTGCGCCTTCAGGAACAGGCAAAAGCACTGTTTTGAAACAACTGAAGGAAAAGTATAATAGTGTGAGGTTTTCAGTATCAGCTACCACCAGAAAACCACGAGAAGGTGAAATAGAAGGAAAAAGCTATTTTTTTAAGACTGAGGAGGAATTTAAGCGTTTAATAGATGACAACCAGCTTATAGAATGGGTTGAGTATTGCAACAACCTGTATGGTACTCCCAGGGATTACGTGGAAAGTTCTTTGAAGGAAGGATATGATATTATACTTGAAGTGGAAGTTGAAGGGGCTGCAAATATTAAAAAACAGTATCCGGACTGTGTATCAATATTTATTCTACCTCCTTCATTTGGTGAACTGGAAGCCAGAATAGTCGGAAGAGGAACAGAAGGCAGGGATGTTATTGAAAAGCGCCTTGAAAAGGCAAAGAAGGAAGTTACATATTTTTATGATTATGATTATGTTGTGATAAATGATGATATTAATTTATCAGCTGAAAAAATTATTAAAATAATTGAAGCAGAAAAATTGACAGTTAAAAGAAATAAAGATATATTATTGAAATTAGGGTTGGTCAATAAGGAGTGA
- a CDS encoding DNA-directed RNA polymerase subunit omega codes for MIYPSISSLMKNMDSRFTLVVAVAKRARQLNDGAPKLTNVNADKPVTVAIHEVNENKIHYIRTKSGIK; via the coding sequence ATGATATATCCTTCTATAAGTTCACTTATGAAGAACATGGACAGCCGGTTTACATTGGTAGTTGCTGTGGCAAAGAGGGCAAGACAGCTAAATGATGGCGCTCCAAAGCTTACAAATGTCAATGCGGATAAACCGGTTACAGTTGCAATTCATGAGGTTAATGAAAACAAAATACATTATATTCGCACCAAAAGCGGCATTAAATGA
- a CDS encoding glycine--tRNA ligase gives MAVEKTMEKIVSLTKNRGFIYPGSDIYGGLANSWDYGPLGVELKNNVKKAWWKKFIQENPYNVGVDCAILMNPQVWVASGHVGSFSDPLIDCKECKTRHRADKMIEDWNKSVGKEISVDGWTNKQLVEYIVENKVTCPSCGKTNFTDIRQFNLMFKTFQGVTEDSKSEIYLRPETAQGIFVNFKNVLRTTRKKIPMGIGQIGKSFRNEITPGNFIFRTREFEQMELEFFCQPGTDLEWFSYWKEFCYNWLISLGLNKDNVKMRDHSKEELSHYSNATTDIEFKFPFGWGELWGIADRTDYDLKQHMEHSKEDLSYFDPATNEKYIPYCVEPSVGVDRLVLAFLCDAYDEEEIAEGDVRNVLRLHPALAPVKIALLPLSKKLGEETYKIYEMLIKKYVCEYDETGSIGKRYRRQDEIGTPYCITFDFDSLNDKCVTIRERDSMQQVRIPIDGLNEYFEGKFDF, from the coding sequence ATGGCTGTTGAAAAAACTATGGAAAAAATTGTATCTTTAACTAAAAACAGGGGGTTTATTTATCCCGGTTCAGATATATACGGCGGTCTTGCAAATTCCTGGGATTACGGGCCCCTGGGAGTAGAACTTAAAAACAATGTAAAAAAGGCCTGGTGGAAAAAATTTATACAAGAGAACCCATATAATGTAGGTGTTGACTGTGCAATACTTATGAATCCTCAAGTGTGGGTTGCTTCAGGACATGTAGGCAGCTTCAGTGATCCGCTGATAGACTGTAAGGAATGCAAGACCAGGCACAGAGCCGACAAGATGATTGAAGACTGGAATAAAAGCGTTGGCAAGGAGATTTCAGTAGACGGATGGACAAATAAACAGTTGGTAGAGTACATAGTTGAAAACAAAGTAACATGCCCCTCCTGCGGTAAGACAAACTTTACCGATATCAGGCAGTTTAACCTTATGTTTAAAACATTCCAGGGTGTTACCGAAGATTCCAAGTCAGAGATATACCTAAGGCCAGAAACTGCTCAGGGGATATTTGTTAACTTTAAGAATGTGTTAAGGACAACAAGAAAAAAAATACCCATGGGAATAGGTCAAATAGGGAAATCCTTCAGAAATGAAATAACTCCAGGAAACTTTATATTCAGAACCAGAGAATTTGAACAAATGGAACTTGAATTCTTCTGCCAGCCAGGCACTGACCTGGAATGGTTTAGTTACTGGAAGGAATTTTGCTATAACTGGCTTATAAGCCTTGGCTTAAATAAAGATAATGTAAAAATGAGAGATCACAGCAAGGAAGAACTGTCCCACTACAGTAATGCCACAACAGATATAGAATTCAAATTTCCCTTTGGATGGGGAGAATTATGGGGCATTGCCGACAGGACTGATTATGACCTGAAGCAGCATATGGAACATTCAAAAGAAGACTTGTCCTATTTTGATCCTGCCACCAATGAAAAATACATACCTTATTGTGTTGAACCTTCAGTAGGAGTTGACAGGTTAGTCCTGGCATTTCTCTGTGATGCCTATGACGAAGAGGAAATAGCAGAAGGGGATGTTAGAAACGTTCTCCGCTTACATCCCGCACTGGCACCTGTAAAAATTGCCTTACTTCCTTTATCCAAAAAGCTGGGTGAAGAGACCTATAAAATATATGAAATGCTGATAAAGAAATATGTATGTGAGTACGACGAAACAGGCAGTATAGGCAAACGTTACAGAAGACAGGATGAAATAGGCACTCCGTACTGCATAACCTTTGATTTTGATTCTCTGAATGATAAATGTGTGACTATAAGGGAAAGAGACTCTATGCAACAGGTACGAATTCCTATCGATGGTTTAAACGAATATTTTGAAGGTAAGTTTGATTTTTAA
- the hrcA gene encoding heat-inducible transcription repressor HrcA produces MLLDERKRKILHAVVSDYISSAEPVGSRTIAKKHELGLSSATIRNEMSDLEEMGYLEQPHTSAGRIPSDKGYRLYVDELMSIRGLTFEEIETIRLAMETKINELNQLLRQATDVMSRLTKYTSMAITPHMKKSIIKSVRVIPIDNGKALIILVTSGGTVKNSIIKVSDYATMDYLNKVSNALEQKLVGLAVGDVNEMILSDLSNIVIDSRLMMKTIIDGLSDCIEGIDNREVYLEGTSNIFNFPEFRDIAKAKEFLSVLDRISLLKKLLNSNNNQTDKINIKIGSENEIEEIKDCSLIKATYSIGDMIIGSIGVIGPTRMDYAKVISSMMYIRKKINQEILKLFRDDE; encoded by the coding sequence ATGTTACTGGATGAAAGGAAAAGAAAAATTCTTCATGCAGTGGTTAGTGATTATATTAGCTCAGCAGAGCCTGTAGGTTCAAGGACCATAGCAAAGAAGCATGAACTAGGTCTTAGTTCTGCTACTATAAGAAATGAAATGTCTGACCTTGAAGAAATGGGATACCTTGAGCAGCCACATACATCTGCCGGAAGAATTCCCTCAGATAAAGGTTACAGGCTGTATGTTGATGAATTAATGAGCATCAGGGGCTTAACATTTGAAGAGATAGAGACTATCAGATTAGCCATGGAAACAAAAATCAATGAATTGAACCAGTTGTTGAGACAGGCTACAGATGTTATGTCCCGTTTAACAAAATATACTTCAATGGCTATTACTCCTCACATGAAGAAGAGCATTATTAAATCTGTCAGAGTAATACCTATTGATAACGGAAAAGCGCTTATTATTTTAGTGACAAGCGGTGGTACTGTCAAAAACAGCATTATTAAAGTATCAGATTATGCTACCATGGATTATCTGAATAAAGTATCCAATGCATTGGAGCAGAAACTGGTGGGGCTTGCTGTTGGAGACGTAAATGAAATGATTTTGTCGGATTTATCCAACATTGTAATAGATTCCAGACTAATGATGAAAACTATAATAGATGGATTATCAGACTGCATAGAGGGTATAGATAACCGTGAAGTATACCTTGAAGGAACTTCTAATATTTTCAATTTTCCTGAATTCCGGGATATTGCCAAGGCTAAAGAATTTCTTAGTGTACTTGACAGGATCAGCCTTCTGAAAAAACTGTTGAACAGCAATAATAACCAAACAGATAAAATAAACATAAAGATCGGTTCTGAAAATGAAATAGAGGAGATAAAAGATTGCAGTTTGATAAAAGCTACTTACAGTATTGGTGATATGATAATTGGATCTATTGGAGTTATCGGACCAACAAGAATGGATTACGCCAAGGTTATTTCCTCTATGATGTATATCAGGAAAAAGATAAACCAGGAAATACTGAAACTTTTCAGAGATGATGAGTAA
- the prmA gene encoding 50S ribosomal protein L11 methyltransferase gives MKWIEITVTTTEEAWDAVSEMLMSIGAGGVAVDDPNEIKREILKSNSLDYADDKFLESLGQDVVIKAYFSDELNPEELKQLVKEKLNYISGFLNVGKGTVETTRINDQDWSENWKKYYKPFHITKRVVIKPTWENYQKVNDEIVIEIDPGMAFGTGTHETTSMCAKFLEKYMKEGDTVIDVGSGTGILSIIAARLGAKKVVALDIDNVAFRVSRENCILNHVNDVVEVHEGVLKDIIVEKSDIVVANIIADVIIDLSNSMENYIKNNGLFITSGIIKERKDQVIKTYTQKGFICEEMAEDGEWVAIVFRCQGSL, from the coding sequence ATGAAATGGATTGAAATTACAGTAACAACAACGGAAGAAGCCTGGGATGCGGTATCTGAAATGCTTATGTCTATTGGTGCGGGAGGAGTTGCTGTTGATGATCCCAATGAAATAAAGAGGGAAATATTGAAGAGTAACTCCCTGGATTATGCAGACGATAAATTTTTAGAGTCCCTCGGCCAGGATGTTGTGATAAAAGCTTATTTTTCAGATGAATTGAACCCTGAAGAACTAAAACAGCTTGTAAAGGAAAAACTGAACTATATTTCAGGCTTTCTTAATGTTGGGAAAGGAACGGTTGAAACTACCAGGATAAATGACCAGGATTGGTCAGAAAACTGGAAAAAGTACTATAAGCCTTTTCATATAACAAAAAGAGTTGTGATAAAACCTACCTGGGAAAATTATCAGAAAGTAAATGATGAGATAGTCATAGAAATTGATCCCGGAATGGCTTTTGGAACCGGCACTCACGAAACAACCTCCATGTGTGCGAAGTTCCTTGAGAAATACATGAAAGAAGGAGATACTGTAATAGATGTAGGAAGCGGCACCGGAATACTTTCAATAATTGCAGCCAGGCTCGGGGCTAAGAAAGTAGTTGCACTGGATATTGACAATGTAGCTTTCAGGGTAAGCCGGGAAAACTGCATCCTTAATCATGTAAATGATGTTGTTGAAGTACATGAAGGAGTATTAAAGGATATTATTGTAGAAAAATCAGATATTGTTGTTGCAAATATAATAGCTGATGTTATAATTGATTTGTCCAATTCAATGGAAAATTATATAAAAAATAACGGACTGTTTATTACCTCCGGAATAATAAAAGAAAGAAAGGATCAGGTTATAAAAACCTACACTCAAAAGGGTTTTATATGTGAGGAAATGGCCGAAGACGGAGAGTGGGTGGCGATTGTATTCAGATGTCAAGGTTCTTTGTAG
- a CDS encoding YicC family protein produces the protein MIRSMTGFGRCIYQQDGREFQVEIKTVNHRYTDIFIKMPRNIMFLEDKVRDLISKNLSRGKIDVYILYKSLTETSKLIFLDEAVAASYMEAVKKLRDKYGLKDDISVSLISQFPEVFRVENVQEDEEAIWSVLQVAVQNALDALIKMREQEGETLKKDLIQKAESLESTIDRITLRAPEVVKEYKIKLENRIKELLEQQTIDESRIATEVAFFADRCSIDEELVRLRSHMHQFVDTLNMEQPVGRKLDFLIQEINREVNTIGSKANDLEITKNIIELKSEIEKMREQVQNIE, from the coding sequence ATGATCAGAAGTATGACTGGATTTGGAAGATGCATTTACCAGCAGGATGGACGCGAATTTCAGGTTGAAATTAAAACGGTTAATCACAGGTATACTGACATATTTATTAAAATGCCGAGAAATATTATGTTTCTCGAAGACAAAGTGAGGGATTTGATTAGCAAAAACCTGTCAAGAGGCAAAATTGATGTGTACATATTATATAAAAGTTTAACCGAGACATCAAAATTGATATTTCTTGATGAGGCGGTGGCAGCTTCATATATGGAAGCTGTTAAAAAACTTAGAGATAAATACGGCTTGAAAGATGATATATCCGTATCTTTAATATCCCAATTCCCTGAGGTATTTCGTGTAGAAAATGTTCAGGAAGACGAAGAAGCAATATGGAGTGTATTACAAGTGGCAGTGCAAAACGCTCTTGATGCCCTTATAAAAATGAGGGAACAAGAGGGAGAAACTTTGAAAAAAGACCTTATTCAAAAAGCCGAAAGTCTTGAGTCAACTATAGACCGAATTACCTTAAGGGCTCCTGAAGTAGTAAAAGAATATAAAATCAAATTAGAAAACAGGATAAAAGAGCTGTTAGAGCAGCAAACTATTGATGAGTCCAGAATTGCGACAGAGGTAGCTTTCTTTGCCGACAGATGCAGCATTGATGAAGAATTGGTAAGACTAAGAAGCCATATGCACCAGTTTGTGGACACACTAAATATGGAACAGCCTGTTGGAAGGAAGCTGGATTTTCTAATACAGGAGATTAACAGAGAAGTAAATACAATAGGCTCAAAAGCGAATGATCTTGAAATTACAAAAAACATTATTGAATTAAAAAGTGAAATTGAGAAGATGAGAGAACAGGTACAAAATATAGAATAA
- the dnaK gene encoding molecular chaperone DnaK produces MGKVIGIDLGTTNSCVAVMEGGEPVVIPNAEGSRTTPSVVAFSKTGERLVGQVAKRQAITNPERTVMSIKRDMGSDRRVKIDDKSYTPQEISAMILQKLKADAEAYLGETVTQAVITVPAYFTDSQRQATKDAGKIAGLEVLRIINEPTAASLAYGLDKEHEQKILVFDLGGGTFDVSILEIGDGVFEVLATSGNNRLGGDDFDQRIINYLCDSFKRENGIDLRQDKMAMQRLKEAAEKAKIELSSVGSTNINLPFITADSTGPKHLDMTLTRAKFDELTADLVEKTMGPTRQALQDAGLTPEKIDKILLVGGSTRIPAVQEAVKKFFGKEPFKGINPDECVAIGAAIQAGVLTGEVKDLLLLDVTPLSLGIETLGGVFTKLIERNTTIPTKKSQIFSTAADGQTSVEIHVLQGEREMAAYNKTLGRFQLTGIPPAPRGVPQIEVTFDIDANGIVHVSAKDLGTGNEQNITITASSNLSDAEIEKAIKEAEKFAAEDKKRKEEVETRNQADSIVYQSEKTLKDLGDKLSSEDKAKIQAEIDKVKEALKGNDIGRIKSSTESLQQAFYSISSKIYQQPGAGGQAGPNPGAGFGGAGGQGAGEQDNVYDADYKVVDDDK; encoded by the coding sequence ATGGGTAAAGTTATAGGTATAGATTTAGGTACAACCAATTCATGCGTTGCTGTAATGGAAGGTGGAGAACCTGTTGTAATACCAAATGCTGAAGGCAGCAGAACAACTCCATCAGTTGTTGCTTTTTCCAAAACAGGAGAAAGACTTGTAGGTCAAGTGGCAAAGAGACAGGCCATTACCAATCCCGAAAGAACAGTTATGTCAATAAAGAGAGACATGGGGAGCGACAGGAGGGTTAAAATTGATGACAAAAGTTATACTCCCCAGGAGATATCAGCCATGATACTTCAAAAATTGAAAGCCGATGCAGAAGCATATTTAGGAGAAACGGTTACTCAGGCTGTTATTACTGTTCCAGCATATTTTACAGACTCCCAGAGACAGGCAACAAAAGATGCCGGAAAAATTGCAGGACTTGAGGTATTGAGAATAATCAATGAACCTACCGCTGCATCTCTGGCATATGGGCTTGACAAGGAACATGAACAAAAGATACTGGTATTTGACCTGGGTGGAGGTACATTTGACGTTTCTATTCTTGAAATAGGAGACGGAGTTTTTGAAGTATTAGCTACCAGCGGAAACAACAGGCTGGGCGGAGATGATTTTGACCAGAGGATAATTAACTATTTGTGCGATTCATTTAAGAGAGAAAACGGAATTGATTTAAGACAAGATAAAATGGCAATGCAAAGGCTTAAGGAAGCTGCCGAAAAAGCTAAAATAGAACTTTCCAGTGTTGGAAGTACCAATATTAATCTTCCTTTTATCACAGCTGACTCAACAGGGCCGAAACATCTTGATATGACATTGACAAGGGCAAAATTTGATGAACTTACTGCAGACCTTGTGGAGAAAACCATGGGACCAACAAGGCAGGCTTTGCAGGATGCCGGACTGACACCTGAGAAAATAGACAAGATTCTTCTTGTAGGAGGTTCTACAAGAATACCTGCAGTACAGGAAGCAGTTAAGAAATTTTTTGGCAAGGAACCTTTTAAGGGAATAAATCCGGATGAATGCGTAGCTATTGGAGCAGCAATACAAGCCGGCGTACTTACAGGAGAAGTTAAAGATTTGCTGTTACTGGATGTAACTCCGTTATCACTGGGAATTGAAACTTTAGGTGGCGTGTTTACAAAGCTTATAGAAAGAAATACAACCATACCAACCAAAAAGAGCCAGATATTCTCTACTGCCGCAGACGGACAGACCAGTGTAGAAATCCATGTACTGCAGGGCGAAAGAGAAATGGCTGCATACAACAAAACCCTTGGAAGATTCCAGCTTACAGGTATACCGCCAGCTCCAAGAGGTGTGCCGCAAATAGAAGTAACCTTTGATATTGATGCCAATGGTATAGTTCATGTTTCGGCCAAGGATTTAGGTACCGGAAACGAGCAGAATATCACAATTACCGCTTCGAGCAACCTTTCTGATGCAGAAATAGAAAAAGCTATTAAAGAAGCTGAGAAATTCGCCGCTGAGGATAAGAAGAGAAAAGAAGAAGTGGAAACCAGAAATCAGGCAGACTCAATTGTATATCAGTCAGAAAAGACTTTGAAAGATTTAGGAGATAAGCTAAGCAGTGAAGATAAGGCAAAAATCCAGGCTGAAATCGATAAGGTTAAAGAAGCTTTGAAAGGTAACGACATTGGTAGAATCAAGAGTAGTACAGAGTCTCTGCAACAGGCCTTCTACAGCATTTCTTCCAAGATATATCAGCAGCCAGGTGCAGGTGGCCAGGCAGGACCAAATCCGGGAGCAGGTTTTGGAGGCGCAGGAGGACAAGGAGCAGGCGAACAGGATAATGTTTATGATGCTGATTATAAAGTAGTAGACGATGATAAATAA
- a CDS encoding DUF370 domain-containing protein: MLMKLINIGFGNIVSANRLIAIVSPESAPIKRIIQEARDRGMLIDATYGRRTRAVIITDSDHIILSAVQPETVAHRLSSKETVIEEAEDEEEDIQ, encoded by the coding sequence ATATTGATGAAACTGATAAATATAGGCTTTGGGAATATTGTTTCCGCGAACAGGCTAATTGCCATAGTCAGCCCGGAATCAGCTCCTATCAAAAGAATAATCCAGGAGGCCAGAGACAGGGGCATGCTAATAGATGCCACATACGGCAGAAGAACCAGGGCTGTTATAATTACAGACAGCGACCACATAATATTGTCTGCCGTTCAGCCTGAGACTGTAGCCCATAGGCTTAGCAGCAAGGAAACAGTTATTGAAGAAGCAGAAGACGAAGAAGAAGATATCCAGTAA
- a CDS encoding 16S rRNA (uracil(1498)-N(3))-methyltransferase, whose protein sequence is MSRFFVEKENIHSDHIVIKGGDVNHIKNVLRLKKGDIIEVCDGAGTDYTVKIQQLEPSSIYTEIISSEKSNTEPPLNFTLYQGIPKGDKMDMVIQKCVELGAAKIVPVITCRTIVRFESPRDKDKKVLRWRKISLEAAKQCNRGIIPEIGYPMQFEEALEHSAGSDLSLIPYEEETSVGIKKYLTGGGINNRIKNISVFIGPEGGFEKEEVMKACSMGIKPVSLGPRILRTETAGAAVLSIIMYELGDMGGKS, encoded by the coding sequence ATGTCAAGGTTCTTTGTAGAAAAGGAAAACATCCATTCTGACCATATAGTTATAAAGGGCGGAGATGTTAATCATATAAAAAATGTTTTACGTCTTAAAAAAGGTGACATTATTGAGGTATGTGACGGGGCAGGTACAGATTACACAGTAAAGATACAGCAATTGGAGCCAAGCAGTATATATACTGAAATAATAAGCTCCGAAAAAAGCAACACCGAGCCACCTTTAAATTTTACCCTTTATCAGGGTATTCCAAAAGGTGACAAGATGGATATGGTGATACAAAAATGCGTGGAACTCGGCGCTGCAAAAATTGTGCCTGTAATTACCTGCAGAACAATTGTCAGATTTGAAAGTCCAAGGGATAAGGATAAAAAAGTTTTAAGATGGAGAAAAATTTCCCTGGAAGCTGCCAAGCAGTGCAACAGGGGTATTATACCTGAGATAGGCTATCCCATGCAGTTTGAAGAAGCACTTGAACACTCCGCTGGTTCTGACTTATCCCTCATACCATACGAAGAAGAAACCTCTGTAGGTATTAAAAAATATTTAACCGGTGGCGGAATAAATAATAGAATAAAGAATATATCAGTTTTTATTGGACCTGAAGGGGGATTTGAAAAGGAAGAAGTCATGAAGGCATGCTCAATGGGGATAAAACCTGTTTCACTTGGCCCCAGGATTTTGAGGACTGAAACAGCCGGCGCAGCAGTATTGTCAATTATAATGTATGAACTGGGTGATATGGGAGGAAAAAGCTGA
- the dnaJ gene encoding molecular chaperone DnaJ translates to MSNKRDYYEVLGVDKNASDEDIKKAFRKLAKKYHPDVNPDDKDAAEKFREVNEAYQVLSDPQKRAQYDQFGHAGVDPNGFGGFGGFEGFDFGGVGDIFETFFGGAFGSSTRRRNAPQKGADLTYSIEITFEEAAFGVEKEITIHRMEECPTCKGTGAKDGTSIKTCTYCNGTGQIQYKQSTILGQFVNIKTCEVCHGEGKVITDPCTKCNGRGRIRKNRKIKLNIPAGIDDGQTISLRGEGEPGLRGGPPGDLFVHVRVKPHPIFQRQGNDVVCDIPISFVQAALGAEIEVPTLDGKIKYHIPEGTQTDTVFRIRGKGIPYLRSTGRGDQFIKVVVEVPKKLNEKQKELLRQFAQLSGEEVQEQGKGFFDKVKEAFGK, encoded by the coding sequence GTGTCAAACAAGAGAGACTACTACGAAGTTCTTGGGGTTGATAAAAATGCCTCTGATGAAGATATAAAAAAGGCATTCAGAAAACTGGCCAAGAAATATCATCCGGATGTAAATCCTGATGATAAGGATGCTGCGGAAAAATTCAGAGAGGTGAATGAGGCATATCAGGTTCTGAGCGATCCGCAAAAGCGCGCCCAATATGATCAATTCGGACATGCAGGAGTGGATCCGAACGGATTTGGTGGTTTTGGAGGCTTTGAGGGATTTGATTTTGGAGGAGTAGGAGATATATTTGAGACCTTCTTTGGAGGAGCTTTCGGAAGTTCAACAAGGAGAAGAAATGCCCCCCAGAAAGGAGCTGACTTAACATACTCTATAGAAATAACCTTTGAAGAGGCTGCCTTCGGAGTGGAAAAGGAAATAACCATCCACCGCATGGAGGAATGTCCGACCTGCAAGGGAACAGGGGCAAAAGATGGAACATCCATAAAAACCTGTACCTATTGCAATGGTACGGGTCAGATACAGTACAAGCAGAGCACTATATTGGGACAATTTGTAAATATTAAGACCTGCGAAGTGTGCCACGGAGAAGGAAAAGTAATAACCGACCCCTGTACAAAATGCAACGGAAGAGGAAGAATCAGGAAAAACAGGAAAATAAAACTGAACATCCCTGCAGGAATTGACGATGGCCAGACAATTTCCCTAAGAGGTGAGGGCGAGCCTGGTTTAAGAGGAGGACCACCGGGAGACCTGTTTGTTCATGTAAGAGTTAAGCCTCATCCAATATTCCAGCGCCAAGGTAATGATGTAGTCTGTGATATACCCATTTCTTTCGTGCAGGCAGCTTTAGGAGCTGAAATAGAAGTACCAACCCTTGACGGGAAAATAAAGTACCATATTCCTGAAGGGACTCAGACAGATACAGTATTCAGGATAAGGGGCAAAGGTATTCCTTATTTGAGAAGTACCGGACGAGGAGACCAGTTTATAAAAGTAGTTGTTGAAGTACCGAAAAAACTGAATGAAAAACAAAAGGAATTGTTAAGACAGTTTGCTCAATTAAGTGGCGAAGAAGTACAGGAACAGGGAAAAGGATTTTTTGATAAGGTTAAGGAAGCTTTTGGGAAATAA